One Alnus glutinosa chromosome 3, dhAlnGlut1.1, whole genome shotgun sequence genomic region harbors:
- the LOC133864778 gene encoding uncharacterized protein LOC133864778, which translates to MEVPMKYICFLMLLITLGIAGIDGAGECGTSSPDMEATKLAPCASAIQSQNARVSDRCCTQVKKLTQNPTCLCAVILSNTAKFARVKPDVALAVPKRCNITDRPVGLKCGAYTLP; encoded by the exons ATGGAAGTTCCAATGAAGTACATTTGCTTTCTAATGCTTCTCATAACTCTAGGCATTGCTGGGATTGATGGGGCCGGTGAATGTGGGACATCTTCTCCTGACATGGAGGCTACGAAGTTGGCTCCCTGTGCATCAGCAATACAATCTCAGAATGCTAGAGTTTCTGACAGGTGCTGCACTCAGGTGAAAAAGCTTACCCAGAACCCAACTTGCCTTTGTGCTGTTATTCTTTCCAATACAGCTAAATTCGCCAGAGTTAAGCCTGATGTTGCACTGGCCGTTCCCAAACGCTGCAATATTACTGATCGTCCAGTGGGACTCAAGTGTGGAG CTTATACGTTGCCCTAA
- the LOC133863418 gene encoding non-specific lipid-transfer protein 4-like translates to MEVPMKYICFLMLFVTLGIAVIDGAGECGTSSPDKEASKLAPCASAAQYQKARVSDRCCSQVKKISQNPRCLCATMLSNTAKSAGAKPEVAATIPKRCNIANRPVGYKCGAYTFS, encoded by the exons ATGGAAGTTCCAATGAAGTACATCTGCTTTCTAATGCTTTTCGTTACTCTAGGCATTGCTGTGATTGATGGGGCTGGTGAATGTGGGACATCTTCTCCTGACAAGGAGGCTTCGAAGCTGGCTCCCTGCGCATCAGCGGCACAGTATCAGAAAGCTAGAGTTTCTGACAGGTGTTGCAGTCAGGTGAAAAAGATTTCCCAGAACCCAAGATGCCTTTGTGCTACTATGCTTTCTAATACAGCTAAAAGCGCCGGAGCTAAGCCAGAGGTTGCAGCGACCATTCCCAAACGCTGCAATATTGCTAATCGTCCAGTGGGATACAAGTGTGGAG CTTATACGTTTTCCTGA